The sequence TACCCAGTGCATACCTTGGGTGCACATTTCTACAGCAGATAGTTCGGTGAGTCGGTCTTTGCAATCTAGactcagagctctccatcggttgatgtagtCAATGATCGGCTCTCCTTTCTGTTGCTTGGTGTTTGTCAACTCCATCATGCTGACAGTGTATCTAGTGTTGTAAAAGCGATTCATgaattctctttcaagttgcTCCTAATTGTTGATCACTTCAGGCTCTAGGTTAGTGTACTAGTCAAAAGTGTTTCCTTTCAGAGTTCTGACAAACTGCATTACTAGTAGATCTCCTCTGATTCCTATGTTCTCGCATGTTTCAACAAAGTGGGCAATGTGTTGCTTCGAgttgccctttccatcgaatTGTTGGAACTTCGGGGGCTGGTACCTAGCAGGCATTCTCTAGGTGTATAGCTTTGAATACATAAAAGAGGTCTGAGACAGGCCTCCATACTTAGTCCTTATGGAGGTCATGATCATATCTTGTAGTTGTTGGACCAACAAAGAGGCAACATAAGTTGACTGTTGCGATTGGTTTTCCTGCAACATGGTTTTCCCTTTATCATTTTCTTTGATAGTAGGGGTTTAGCTCGATTCAGCAGCTTCACATGCTTTCATTTGTTCTCTTAAGGTAGCGATCTTATGATCTCGCTTGTCAACAGCTTTCGTTAgaaaatttatctttcttttcattttttccatGGCCGCCTCGGTTGTTACATCCGTCATCATGATAGAAATCACTTTCGGGTGTGATTCCCTCTTTGACTTGCTAGAGGAAGAAGTGGAGTTGTCAAAAAAGGGATTTTCTTTGCTAAAAATCCCATATTTAGGAGACTTTGTTATTTGTTTCAAGATGTTATGCACAATGACGGAACGTTGCTTTTGCTCTACATAACTTCCTTTGAATTACTGCGGGTGATAGGTCCCATGTAAGAGTCGCTTGCAGCAGTTACCTTGCATGCAACTTTCTTCAATGTTattgatttgtttgaacgttgagagagagatgagaggtagataTGATTCCACTGGACGCGTCAATTTATTCGCATAAGGTTTCCGAAGAAACTTGTTTGGTGGAGTTGAATTTGTGTTGGTGTAGATATTGGTGTTGAtatgatgcgatgtggttcgatttCTAGTACTTGATCCCCTGATTCTCTCTTAGTTGAATGTATGTGCTTGACCTATGGAAGCGGAGCGCGTGATGTTCTCGAAGTCGAAGTCTTAAGAAACTTTGAATCTTCAGGAGACTTGTCTTTAAGGAGTGTGCAGCTTTAGGAGTCAGAGaatcttctgattgtagagaattctctctaggctctctgGAGTGTAGAATAGCCGACCTCCACAAATGAAGAGAGCTCCTCTATTTATGGAATTCTTTGGTGAGCTTCACGGGCTTTGGTTTGGTTAGTCCATGGGTCTAGCCGTTGGACCTATTTAGTTCGACTTGGACCTACTTTGGTATTTGGGCTAAATTATGCCCATTTTTAGGCTCAACTGGACCTTAGCCCAAATTACACTATcaagttgggtcaaattaatttcacttaATCCGACGCTTGTGATGAAAACAGGTGGCATCATCGAAATTTaccaatttatgtcttcaactttaatttggggacacatgtcaacttttaattGATCCCAAATTCAATCatttggaatttcatcattaatttagtaaatgacgagACAATTTATGATTGGTAAAAAATTTCTCTTTCATTCAGAggtattatttaaaaaagaaacaacaaaCAAGTAAGAATATGAGAATTTGAACTTCTAACCAAAGATAACAAGTACTtgttaattaaaactataatgaCATGAGAACATTTATGAGGTAAATATGAGATGACATggcaaaattattaattttatattatgttaactaaagaattaactttatattattataatctatATTATCTAAAAGCGGCTTAGGCGAAGAACTCCCTTTTgtcctttgaagaacttcctttTGTCCTTTTAGTTGATGGTTATCAAAATATATTAGGTAGTTTGATTAATAAAGATtgaacaatttatttaaattgtttatttattttaaaataatatcatTATTGTACTTTTTTTCAATCATTGcgaagaataagtttttggagtTTCTGTATGCatacaaaaaatattttgatttagattaaaatttgaaaaattgaagttaAGTGGAcaatcaaactttttttttcaactatatatatatgtatatatgtacaAATGACTCATGATTTTACAAATGTGTAAACTACGTTTAAACGTGATTTCACGTCTAGAAAAAGTCATTAGATTGCAAAATTTTgtacttttataaaaattacaaaGCCTTTGAGAATGGAATATGGAAAGAATTTAAAGTTGATGGGTGTGGTGCtttcaacataaacaaaattttcCTAAACAAAATGTTAGTTTTCATATTCTAAATCATTCGACATTACCCGATTAAAATTTAGGTGATCCTTAAAAAGAATCTTCTATCTCATCGACTAATAAATTATATagttgataaaaataaataaataaataaaattttaatatataaaaaaatgtcaaacaatttatagaaataataaataaaaaaaaaactaatggaTACAAATAGACCTATCCATCtccataaaaaatattaaaattttattattttgtataaataattttcttatttctcaatttttgaaaacctcaattcaaatttaaatttttttaggaaGAAAATTACGTGTATAAATTTATACACCTTTACCTTGCAAATTTAAGGTTACTTTGCTTTTTCCACAACTTCTTCATGAAAATGAGATTCCAAatggttgaagaagaaggaacTAAAGATCAAAATCCCTGATTTTTCGAAtggaaaaatcaataaattcatCAACTTTTTGGTTGTGGGGACTGCACCGACGCCTTGATTTTGCATTTCTTCAAACTCCatcccttttcttcttcaatttgttgattcaCGAAATATGTTTATATAAAGGAAACAATCCATTGTTTCAGCTCAAGAATCACAACCCCGGATTTTCCTAGTTTGAGTTTAAACACCCAATTTCCCTTCCATTTACTTCATTCCCCAATTAGGGTTCCAAGTTTTGATTCTTTTCAATCATCACTTTCTCCAGCTTCattgatacttgattcaggttcgcctttggctttttttttttattttttttttattttttgcggAATCATTATTTAGTTAGAGGCTGTATtcatttgattctttctttctATTCTTGATTTTGATTTAACTGTATGTGGATTTCTGTGCGTGATTTCGTGATTTCCAGGCTGAAGTGATCGAATTGTTTCGTTTCgtcatttaatttcattaaggatttgtcgttttttttttttttttggttgttgttataattaaattgttaaatattatttgttgtttttgtttcttccgCTTTTTGTTGTTTTAGGGTTTTTACAACATGTTTTTCTAATTGTTTATTGTTGTTGTGGCGGTGGAGGAATGTGAGATTCGATTCATCTTTGAAGAAATTTATGATAAATCGTCGACGCTCCTTCAATCAAATACTGTACTATGTTCGATTTCCTTTAATGGCGGCTCAGTCATTGACGCGAAATCTTCGATCGTCTCATTTTCATATGCAATCGCATCGGCCTTCTCAACCATTGCTATTTGAACGGTGTTGTGGATTACCCATTACTGGAGAGCTCGTTCTTCGTAGTTTTCCAGGAAATAGATGCACTCGATTTGGTCTCAAAGCTTGTGTTCAATCCCCTAAAGATAATTATAGTAACGGCTCGTTGGGGATCAATGCTAAGGGCCCAACATTTGTTCGTCGTTCACAGCTGCTTAACAATGTCGATATTGATTTAGTTGATGGAATTGATCGCAGATATTCTACTACTGTTCATGAGGAGCCCCAATGGGGAAATCCTTTAACGTTCCATGACTTCTCTTCCAGGGACAAACTTGTTGTTGCTGTTGACATCGATGAGggtttgtgtttttctttcatCTTCAATTTCTTTATCTCTTTTCTTGGATTTTCATTTCTGTTTCTCTGATTTTCTCCACTGTAAAgctgcttcatcttcttcaattcTCTGTTTACAAGTGGGTTTGATTCATGTGACAGGGACAGGAAAAATCCAGTTGAGACTTAGATAATTACTAAATCCATGGAATTGTTGacttagattaattaattaatttattcattgACGActtagataattatatttgagTAAAACACTACATTAGCTAATGACTTTTGACCATTGCATGTGCTATGATGGCTACTTACTCTCGCCTGTACTTGATTTGAGCTGAGAATTTGGTTTATGCTAACCAGTTATTGCACATGATTATTCTCTTAGTTCTCTGATCGAATGcttgtttatttttgttgtgTAGTTTTGGGAAACTTTGTCTCGGCTCTTAACAAATTTGTTGCTGATCGTTATTCTTCAAATCATTCAGTTTCTGAGTATCATGTCTATGAATTCTTCAGGGTATGATTATGTTAATTTGTCTTATTTGTTGGGGTTTCCTTTTGATTATTAACGTCTGGGAATCGTCTAATATGCATCagtttgatttagattttcttttctgTATCAGATATGGAACTGCTCTCGTGATGAAGGTACAACTTTTGGGGATTGACTTTTAATCTATTGTCATCTGTATCAAGATGgctttataattatataatgcTTATTGTTTTTCCTTGATGGAGTCGTGCGTTTGACTGATTGATGGTTGCATGTGGTTCTGAGgtctttatttatatttttctttttgaaactattttttttactatttccaAACTTTCCATGTTGAATAAGTCTGGAATTATAGGTTTGCTGGCACCACATTTTGTATTAGGCAGCATAAGCGTCAAGTGGTTGGTTTCATGACCTTTTCTTAGTTGAATAATTGGaccctccattttttttttatgtctttGAGTTTGCACTTTTAGTATTCTTACATTTGTGTTAGTGCATGTGTGTTACAAAATAGTATCCTGTAATTTGTTCTTGATGTTTATCTTCAAAAAATATACTCAGGAAACTTGCTGACTTTTTATTGAGAATTTCAAAAGCCCAATGGTTTGAGGTCATGTTTTCAATATGTTCATAGAATGAGTCTTCTTTTGGGTTATATGGCTAATAGAAAAGGTATCTGTATACTATACCAGTGGCTTTTGAACATTTTTGCTTATGCTTCAACGCTTTTGTCTAATATTGGCTATTGAATTTGGCTTTTGCACCTTGTGCTTTTAGAAAACACTTTTGAGAACTTTCTGTGAAACAATCTTAAACTTTTTCTCAATTGTGGTCTCTTTGAGTGAAGGTGTAAAATGAATGATTTGCGATTGTAGAAACTGTCGCAAAGGAACTTGAAACTATTTAAAAGGTACACTTTGGAAGGTTCATggaaatggatttttttttgttacgaGGAGCTCAAAGACTTTTTAAGTTAGTTAATCTTGCGATCTACAAAATTCAGGCTCAAAATTGTATGACAGTTCTTATGTTAATATATTGGCACTTCCTTTGTAAATTTACACTTCTTTGAGTAACTTTGCAGTCTATAATGAAATACGATGTATGATTTTTACGCATGGAGAactttggattgatttaaattttatcttcACGCTCTTGAAGCTGTTCATGGGATATTTTCTGTCCATGGAAAATCTGTCTCAACTTGGTTGGTTGATTGATTCTGGTTTCTCTTCTTTCCAGCTAATATTCGAGTTCACGAGTTCTTCAAGACACCATATTTCAAGACTGGAATCTGGCCTATACCCGGAGCGCAGAGCACACTCCTCAAGTTATCGAGATTCTGTCACCTTTCAGTCGTAACGTATGTATAGCTACATTGAATCATTTTGATACGGTACCAATTCCTTCCTATAGACGATCAACTGGTCTCATTTGAACTAATTTTAGGTCTCGACAAAATGCAATCAAAGAACACACACTTGAGTGGATCGAGAAGCACTATCCAGGGCTGTTTCAAGAGATTCACTTTGGAAACCACTTTGCTCTTGATGGAGAATCCAAATCAAAGGCAGAAATATGCAAGTATGTCGCgcttttataatttattttctcatCCAACCGCACCCTAATCGAATCGTCTATTCAAGTAAAACAATTATTGATGGGTTGCTTTAAAATCTTTGTCCCATCGTGGACGATCGCACCGGGCAGGTCCTTGGGAGCAAGAGTGCTAATTGATGATAACCCAAGATATGCAATCGAATGCGCTGAAGCAGGGATTCGAGTTTTACTTTTCGACTATGAGAATTCATATCCATGGTGCAAGACTGAAACTGAGGATCTGCCTCCCTTAGTAACTAAAGTTCACAATTGGGAAGAAGTGGAGAAGCAATTAGCTTCTTGTGTTCATTCTTCTTAAAGCAATtagtttttagcaaaatagaaATGCTGTTTTATTTACTAATATGAAATGTGGGATTTTGTGGGTTGGAGGTAGTAGGAACTAGGAATACTGATGATGCAATTGTTTAGGGTTTAGTATTAAGCCCAACTTTCATTATCCCATTATTTAATTTCCTCACTTTTATTACAAAGTGAGTAATATCTCTCATTTTGTCTACTCAATCAGCAGTTTATTCAAGACTagaattcaaattgaaattgacgTTTCTGCCCTGCTCCACTGCAGGGACAGTACATGAAAATACTAAGTATCACGGTTTTGTACGTGTTGGTGTATCGGTTTTCATGAACTCcacattataataatttaacatttatttgGAAAAGGCTTATATTTTCAAGTAATTAGATTATCACTCGTTTGATTATGTACAAGAATGTGTCTAATAATAACATGATTAGGATCAATAAGGATAAGGACTTGCAATAGTCCTTGTAATAGTGTTTGTCCATTACCTCGTTATCATGGATTCAACAAATAGGATGATAACCTCAAAAAGATCCAACAATGTACAAGTAACAAGAAGGAACTTAAATTTATGGATTTGATTGACTTTAATGTTCTATCTCTAGGGggttctatttttattttatttttttttttaaatgaagtttgtaaatcaattttcaatttagaaCGGTTCGATGGAATAGAAAGTCTAGAGTATGCAAGGTTTATTTATGTAATGTCACCTACAAATTTATTGACGATCGATCGTAAACAAGCTATGTCTTTCATCATATGTGAATGTATTAAATATGTTGTAAGCATTAACAATAAAATTCAGTGCCAGCCTTGTGATGATGTGTTTAACTACACGATGAGGAAACCTAGTGATAATATTAATGTGAGTTATGACAAAAGTATGGAAGGGCTGGGAGCTAGTTTTGATTCTTGAACTATCGCTAAGCTTCGTACACCCTCATTCCTACATTGCAAATGCGTTAATCGAGAAAAATTCAGATAAAAGTTTCTTTTATGCACATATCCACTATCCAGTACGGAAATGgtaaaaaataaagtgtttaagtttttaccttataaaattagcatttttttttaatattcgtCATCTCGAACGAGATCGACTAtaagattttagttaaaaaaaataaactttttccAACTTATCGATTGTTTGGGGTTTTTTTTAGTACATCTCGCTAGATTATACACCAAGATTATGCACATCTCAATGTTAATCTCGGATAAAATAACaccgagattctatatatttgagctCTCGATGAAATCTCGAACATAATTAACACCGAAATTCATATATTCTCAGTAGAAACTCGTATAGGATTAATATATATCCTGAGTATAATCTTACCCAATTTTTCGAAAATTTTgatcttttacaaaatttaaaaatgtttaatcaatttggaaaatctattttgatgATTGAAAAATccatttgaaattttggaaatttatataattgtgaaaacataaattatgctaaatatttgaaaaattacataataatttgatacaatatttagtaaacataaccgatttggagaaaatttgaaaatagtataaaatttgatataagattcggaaaaattacataaaaaatagcAAATGACAGTGTAATCAACCGAGATGTATCGAGAACACccaaaaaaatctataaaagttagaaaaactggattttttaattaattctcgGTAGTCGATCATGCCCAAGATGgaccgagaaaaactattttacgAGTTTTCAAAAAAGCATGCTAGTTTTGTAAGGTGAAAACCTAAACGTGTTATTTCTAACAATTTCcttgataacttgtatttttatttttttatttttttttaaaaaaaaagcataatTGTATTATTTTTCACACATGGTGGTTGTTTTTTAATCCCACAAATTATGGACTTAAaatctaaaatgatttattgATATTTAATCAACGGTACCTTTTGTGGCTTTAGATTCACTCCCATGATCCTTGAGGCTTGAGCACATAGAGAATCGGGTCTTTCGAAAACATGCTGAAAATAGGAGGGTGTGATGTTGATTTTGTTGGacaatttgattatttatttccACGCTTGGGGCACGTGTTTTTGAAGTTTGtggctacatgatcgtttgGATTTGTATTTGTAATCGTAATAAATGATTATGAGAAAATCTTAActtgtaaaataaattatttattcaaaTGCTAGATGTTAGatattgtattaaatttgtCTTAGTTTAAGCTTTTTTGTCAATTGATGTTTCCTCTTTAATGAATATTCGTTTCCACTTGTTGGActttcttcatatttcaaaCCCACAATGGGTGATTTAAGACTAGaatcacttttaaattttaggtcctatttgataactattttattttttgtttttggtttttgaaaatcaagtctATTTCCCCCTCATTTCTTAttatgatttgcatatttcttaagtacaatggttgaattcttagtcaaattctaaaagcaaaagcaagtttttaaaagctacttttttttttaaaattttcaaattttgcctTTGATtgtaaactattggtaaaaagaagaagaaatttgggagtagaagtagtgtctataggtttaattttcaaaaataaaaacaaaaaactaaagcCCCGTTTAGTAgtcatttggttatttatttttgttttagaagtttaagtctatttcattcacatttcttacaatgatttgaatcttttttaagtgcaatggttgaattcttagtcaaattctaaaaacaatttttttttttttaaaaagctgttttttttagttctcaaaatttagtttggttttttaaaccatcggtaaaaaatagataacaaaaaaataaatttggaagTAGAAGTAGTATTCacatgcttaatttttaaaaacaaaaaacaaaaaataaaatggttaccaaacagtaggggtggtcattcaaaccgTAAAAATCGAactgtttttaaaaatagaaatgaaTCAAACCGAAAACTCAGTGAAACAGAAAAATGCAGTTCGGtccggtttgaagaaattttgaaaccgaattaattcggttcggttcggtttcactttcaaaaaccgaatttgaaaccgaatcgaaccttttttaactaatatataattttttttaaaaaaagagtaaaaccgaatttaaaaccgaaccgaactgaaccgtttttagttaaaaaagaatataacatagattttttaaaaataccaaaaccgaatttgaaaccaaAACGAACCTTATATATACAGTTCAGTTCGGTTtggtttcaaattttaaaaaattcggttcggttcggtttagttaccaaaccgaaccgaatcgaACCATTTCCACCCCTACCAAACAGGACTTAAATGGTTGTCAAATGGATCCTTAACTAATATGTAAAAGTTCATAAATTCTAGCTTTtaaccaaaccgaaccgaattgaACCATTTCCATCCCTACCAAACAAGACTTAAATCTAATGtgtaaaatctcataaattctagcttttaaatttgatttttcctACAACTATGTTACCTTCTTAATCGTTTAAGTAGATATCTTATAATAATAtcctttaaaaataatatatttcatcacatctatttctaaaatttaaccattcaatatttttataacaattattttctttaaacttttatcaaATGATTTAacttaaacaaaattagagaagattcaaatcatatataattttaaataaaaatattacaataaataataaattaattatccatCTGATAACAATTGAAATAATAAGCAACTTTGGTCcatataactaaattacacTAATATAGTGTTAACTTATCAAACATCGCAATTGGTTTATtctaatctaaaattaaaatttatcaaacaatattttatttttgtttgcaactatttttttttagaaacaaaactactagcaattattttaaaaactacaacAATCTCAAATAAAGACTTAATTGATTCAATTGAGTGTTTATCCCCAGGTGGTTTGAAcaggacctttaatattaatattgttgttttgaaaacttattaaagaaatattgttgttttgaaacttattagagaaatattgttgttttgggatttcaagactagaagtcgagggttaagattcgactaatgtagaggtcgaacgttgagaactcgacaaacaaagaaaaacttggaaacaatacgtaaactagggttgtcgagggttgaagtttcgacatacagcAATACAgtgaaacttcaaccctcgacaaggaaaagaaaatctcgctaattttgtgatgaggatttcactctagaagggaatctcactaattttgtatattaggttgtcgaaggttgaatgTTCtaacatacataagtcgaaacttcaaccttcgacaaggaagataagtggtgaagcagattgtaagagagcgagattgtagaagagagcgagattaaaaGCGAGATTGTAAAAGAGAGCGATAATTAAaaaagcgagattgtaggagagagcgagattgtgagcgagaGCGAAATTGAGTCTGCCACATAGATAATAAACGGTCAACCAGTCAGCTGACGTGGTCTGCTACATGGAAATCGTCTTCACgttatttactttccataagTCTGAAAAAGTGCATAATTTcatgagctcacagatgatacAGAGCGAGGAAACCGTTATAAGATATGCACGAGcatatatattacaaatgagggtggaagtctgttttcagataaatcaagtcattttgttcacttgatgttcctgccactgttagctacCTCCATGATAcggggcggtattcgtggggtagaggcatgcttggcatggttgtatagacaactatgcaaaacAATAAGActtgaggttcgagagatagttgggcctctcacacttttgcaactatgggcttaggagcgatttccaacaatagctccacagctacatcatgttaatgaTGCTCAGTTAGttgacgagcctacggttctcggtatgttgttttaattcaatttaatttttatatcactgatctagttaatttaaattctaaattatcaatttaaaattttaggtggAGAGATAAAATTTTGTGGACTAGGACAACCACACATGTAGTTAACcaatatagatacatgtttgatctgcttcaactgaacaggtacattacactaaacctaattgattattttattcacattttttattgtatttgtctttaatattctctaatataatatttttgtgtttcaggttatttgggagccgtacaaattattatgcatactttgcctaatttttatACGAATGATCAAAACATATGGcagacgatgagtcctctcatatgttttcacattggtgagtg comes from Benincasa hispida cultivar B227 chromosome 2, ASM972705v1, whole genome shotgun sequence and encodes:
- the LOC120071857 gene encoding uncharacterized protein LOC120071857; translated protein: MINRRRSFNQILYYVRFPLMAAQSLTRNLRSSHFHMQSHRPSQPLLFERCCGLPITGELVLRSFPGNRCTRFGLKACVQSPKDNYSNGSLGINAKGPTFVRRSQLLNNVDIDLVDGIDRRYSTTVHEEPQWGNPLTFHDFSSRDKLVVAVDIDEVLGNFVSALNKFVADRYSSNHSVSEYHVYEFFRIWNCSRDEANIRVHEFFKTPYFKTGIWPIPGAQSTLLKLSRFCHLSVVTSRQNAIKEHTLEWIEKHYPGLFQEIHFGNHFALDGESKSKAEICKSLGARVLIDDNPRYAIECAEAGIRVLLFDYENSYPWCKTETEDLPPLVTKVHNWEEVEKQLASCVHSS